The sequence GTCACCTGGGAGTCTTGTTAAAATCTCCCCAAGCCTCTCTGGGACTCAGGagtctgcttttttaaatttcctgccacggggcatgtgggatcttagttccccaaccagggattgaacccgcaccccctgTAGTAGAAGCTAGGAGTCTTGAACACTGGACCTCTTGGGAAGTCCCCAGTAGTCTGCCTTTGAACTCACTCCTCAGTAAATTCTGACCACTGTCAGCTGATAGATACCACTTTCCATCATCAACATCTTCAACAAAATGTACTGAGCGCTGTTCCTTCGTGTCCTGTGCTTGCTGTTCTAATGAGATTTAAACACTTTCATTCAGCTAATCCTCATGCAAGCATTACCATATTTTATTATAaggtgcttctgttttatgcatcaccaagggggaaaaaaaaaaaaaaaagattccggTCAAATAAGTGTgaccaccaagagtcagacacgtcacCATTTTGGAGGAACCGCATCCATTTGACAGACTGTGCTATTatgaacccattttacagatgggagtgTGGAGGGAGTAAGTTGTTGCTGGCTGTGAGTTCTTTTGTTGACAGCTTGATCCTGATTCCATCTCACAGGCCCCTGGGGAGTTGTTGTGTTGGTTGTTCTGGGGGTTTTTTGGCcgtgccacatggcatgggggatcttagttccccaaccaggaactgaacccgcactggaagcttggagtcctcaccactggaccaccagagaagtctttatttttaaaatacacactcCCAGTGCCCCACCTCAGCACCTGTGCTTTTTAACCCCTGTCCCAGAGTGATTCAAATGTAATCTCCGGAGTTGATGTTCTCCTACTTTCTAGAAAGAGCTTTGCTGACCAGTACTGCAGCTGCTGGCCATGGGCGActtctgagcacttgaaatggggCTGGTACTGACTGAGATGTGCTCTGAGTGCCAAATATACACCAGGTCTCAAAGATTTAGTATCAATAACAATCGTGTAAAAACATCTCACTGatatttttttcattgatgacCTGTTGAATGAGAATATTCTGGGTAtgttggattaaataaaatagattatgaaagttattttcaagctcatacaactcaattaaaaaaaaaaaaagctaatgaaaaattaggcagaagacctgaagagacatttttccaaagaaaacatacagacagtcaacaagcaaatgaaaagatgctcaacatcactaatcagagAAATATAAAGCAACACCATaaggaggtatcacctcacacctgtcagaatgaccatcatcaaaaagaccacagataacaaatgttggcaaggatgtggagaaaagagaatcctgtacactgctggtgggaatgtaaaatgatgtagccactgtggaaaacagtttagaagttcctcagaaaactaaaaatagaactgcataTAATCCAACAACTCTAATCCTGAAAAAAAACACactcattagaaaatatatatgtgcccccaatgttcacagcaacattgtttacaatagccaagacatggaagcaacctaactgtcTATCAACAGAAGATGTGGAATAGATAAAACAATGGACAACTACTAatctgccataaaaaagaatataattttgccatttgcaacatagatgaacctggagggtattatcagttcagttcagtcgctcagttgtgtctgactctttgtgaccccatccgTGAACTACatcatgccagacttccctgttcgtcaccaactcctggagcttgctcacactcatatccaccaagtcagtgatgccatccaaccatctcatcctctgtcgtctccttctcctcctgcctttaatctttcccagcatcagggtctttttcatgagtcagttcttcgaatcaggttggccaaggtattggagcttcagcatcagcatcaatcctttcaatgaatattcaggattgatttcctttaggattgactggtttgatcttgctgtccaagggactctcaagagtcttctccaataccacaagagggtattatacttagtgaaaCAAAAGACAAATCCTGTATGTTTTcaattatatgtagaatctaaaaaattaaactagtgaatattaaaaagaagaggaagaagaaagaaagttactttcacctgtttcttttcactttttaaaacgtGGCTACTGGAAATTTTGAATTACACTGTGGTCTGTGCTCCAGCACCTTTGCTGTCATCTTCCTCTTTACCAAGTGGCAAGCACAAATGATGGACACCCTTTGGCAGGCTGGAAACTTTAACCCTTAAACACCTCCTCCCTGGTGTactgttagtgttagtcactcagtcgtgtttgactctttgaaaacccatggactgtagcccaccaggctcctctgtccatgggaatctccagacaagaatactggagtgggtagccattccattctccagggaatcttccctgacccaggtatcaaacctgagtctcccgcattgcaggcagattctttaccatctgagctaccagggaggacCCATagcaccatcctcccaggtgGTTTTCCTTAAATCATGTTGGTGAATAATATCTGAATTAACAAGAACCTTGCTTCTGGAGTGATCAGTGATAGTGGGGCAAGTTGTGGTGGGTGGGAAGGTTTCAGAACAGGTAGAGCCTCTAGGCAAGCTATGCTGGTTTTCAGGGTGGAGGGGCTCAGTGGTCAGGCTCTGAAGGCCCCCTCTGTCCCACAGGTGCCCAAGCCAGGAGCTGAGGAGCCCCACCCCTGGGGCCTGGAGCTACAGGTCTCTCTGCTCCCACATTTCAACCTCCAGGGGCTGTGTGGCCTGTTGCCCGAGGGTGCACTGCCTGAGGCGCCCTGGAGTGGCTGCGTGGCGCTGGTGGCTGAGGTGCCAGAGCTCACTGTGGCCCAGTGGCTTGTGGAGGCAGGTGCTCAGCCACCGGAGGAGTTCACGAAGACcgtggccctgctgctgctgcagctgagcGCCGCCCTAGAGCGCCTGGAGGCACAGGGCGCGGCCCTGGCCGAGCTTCGGCTGGAGAACCTACTGCTGGTGGCGCCTCGGGGCTGCATGGCCACTGGGCCCCCACGCCTGCTGCTGGCGGACTTCGGACACGTTCGCCCGCGGCCTCCCGGCACCCCTGGCATCCACGCACGGCAGCTGGGCCGCCTGTTCCGAGAGCTGCTTGGCCCGGGAGTGCCCTTGGCCACACccgtggccacaggcctggagcGCCTGGCGGCCCAGCTGACCCGTGTGTGGCCGTCAGCGGCCCGGACACGCAGCGCACTGCAGGCGCTGCTCTGGGGGCCTGGACCAGAGCTGCGCAGCCACGGAGCCCCACTGGGGTCCTGGCTGCGGGTGCGCCGAACCATGCTGGTCCTGCACCTGGCTGAGCGGGCCGTGGGTGGGGAGGTACCCGGTCTGGAGGACTGGCTCTGCTGTGAATACCTGACGGAGGCCACAGCAGCCTCAGTGGACCTCGCCCTCAGTCTGCTGTGGGACTGACCCTGCCCGTGAGTGACGCACCTGTTCCAGGGCCCCTCCAAGTGGCAGGCCCCCCTCAACCTCCCAGGGCTGGAACTGGTGGCTGGTGAATCCATCATAGGGTGGATGCCCCTTTTCAGAAGGGACCAACAGGACAGCAGAGAATGCAGTTGGAAAATTAGGCCCAATCCCCCCTACTACCCCCAAGAATGCAGTTGCCCCCTTCCAGGGCTGGAACCTAATGGCCAGTGCTCGTAGACGCTTTCAGAGCAGCCCATCCGGGTGTGCAACCACTGCCAGTTCATGCCTCTCCCAGTGATTGGAACCCCTCCCACCACCTTCCAGTAGAAACCAGGTGCCCTTGCGGTACTATGGTCTCATGGTCACTGTGTCCATGGCAATGGGGACACTCCTCCCAAAGGCCCTGGAGCCTGCCC is a genomic window of Ovis canadensis isolate MfBH-ARS-UI-01 breed Bighorn chromosome 5, ARS-UI_OviCan_v2, whole genome shotgun sequence containing:
- the PEAK3 gene encoding protein PEAK3, with the translated sequence MSNLEPPTKMPGANTPTCSAQHTYSNLGEVRTHLLPSKACRPRTSEPPATDPQPLPPPLPKKTLTRTHSLPTHNASSPSLTRARPPRKPLVGSRSVDESQAGDDRAGSAQSPAEPPFSSLDTELGLSLQDLHHPEAVHAALEARQLEGLRAVHARLHTRLLGGRPGPCRPDHGFRLLDSSPCVESGDALYYRLVRVHEEAWHLLAAKVPKPGAEEPHPWGLELQVSLLPHFNLQGLCGLLPEGALPEAPWSGCVALVAEVPELTVAQWLVEAGAQPPEEFTKTVALLLLQLSAALERLEAQGAALAELRLENLLLVAPRGCMATGPPRLLLADFGHVRPRPPGTPGIHARQLGRLFRELLGPGVPLATPVATGLERLAAQLTRVWPSAARTRSALQALLWGPGPELRSHGAPLGSWLRVRRTMLVLHLAERAVGGEVPGLEDWLCCEYLTEATAASVDLALSLLWD